Sequence from the Candidatus Reconcilbacillus cellulovorans genome:
CGGTTGCGCAACTCCGCGCGTTCGTTGTCGCCGAGCCGACCGGTTTCGACGCCTTCAAACCGATAGATGCCTTCCGTCGGAACATCGAGAAAGCCGATCAGGTTCATCAACGTGGATTTGCCGGAGCCGCTCGGCCCGACGATCGCGACGAACTCGCCGCGCTCGACGCGCAGCGAAACGTTTTTCAGGACGACCTGCCGTTCCGGACCGCGGCCGAACGCCTTGACGATGCCGACCATTTCGATCATCGCGACCCGCCGCCCTGTTGGCCGCCTTGCTGCCCGCCCCGGCGGGCGCCGGACGAACCGCCCTGAACGAACACCGGCGGTTGGCCGAAATTGCCGCCCCCGAAACCGCCGATCATCTGCTGACGGAGCCGATTGATTTCTTCCTGAGACAAGTTCTGTTGCCGCGACCGGTTCGGGACGACGACCTCGTCGCCTTCCTGGAGCCCCGACACGATCTCCGCCGACGCCTCATTGCGCAACCCGATCTGTACCGGATGCTGCTGCTCGATCGTCCCGTCGGGGCGTTTGAGCGTCACAAACGCCTGTCCGCGGAAAAACTGAAGCGCCTCGATCGGCAACAAAAGAATATTCTGTTTTTCCTGGACGCGAATGTCGGCCGTCGCGGTCATGCCGTGTTTCAGTTCCTGGTTCCCGCCGTTGGCGACGCTGACGATCGCGTCGTAGTACGTAACGCCGTTGGTCGTCGTCCCGACCGTCGAGACTTGCGTCACCTCGCCTTCCCAAGTTTTTCCCGGCAACGCTTCGACGCGGACGACGGCTTTCAGTCCCGGCTTGACGTTAGGCAGATCGAGCTCATCGACCTGGATCGGCAACACCATCCGCTCCAGGTTTGCAACGGCGCCGAACAACGTCCCCGCTTTGACGGCTGCGCCGACCGGGTACTGCGCCAGAACATTCGTGCGGACCCCGGCGAAATCCGTGGAAAACACCCCGTCGAACGGAGCGCGCACGACCAGTTCGTCGACGCGCCGCTTCAGTTCCGCCACGGTCGCTTTCTGACGCTCCACTTCAGCGGTCTTGGCCGCGATGTCGTCGGCAAGCGAATCGTTGGCCAAAACGGCGAGTGCGTCGCCCTGGCGGACCATGTCGCCGCTGGAAGCCAACAGCTGCCGGACGGTTCCCGCCGCATCGGACAGAACGGCGACGGTTCTGGCATACGCCAACGTTCCCGACGCCTGAGAAGCCATAACGCCGCGCGGAGTGTCGACCGACGCGCCCGCCGACAGCCCGGCGTCCAGCGTGCCGTCGTTTTCGACGGCGATTTCGACGTCGACCCATCGCGCTCCGCCGGTACCCGCCCGGGCCATCGAAGACACCGAGCGGACGACGCCGGTTTTGGTAAGCGGAAGCCCGACGACGGATACGTCGGCCTGCATGCCGGGAGCGATCGATTCGGCGTCTTCGGCGGCAAACGGCAGTTTGACCACAAGTTCCGAGACGTCGTAGACGACGCCGAGACGCGAAGATTTGCCGACGTTCGAACCGACGTCGAGATTGGCGGTCCAGGCGAGTTTTCCGGTAGCCGGGGCAATCACGCGAAGGCCGTTTTGCTGCCGCGTAAGATCGTCCAGTTCCCGTTCAAGCCGTTCCAGCGCAGCCTCTGCGTTTTTCAGATCGGACTCCAACTCCGGACTCGAAATTTCGACCAGAACGTCGCCCGCCTTCACCGTCATGTTCCGCGCCAGACGGGACGCCTTGATCGTGCCGTCGGCGGGCGCCGTCACGTTTTGGACGTTCTCGGCCTCGAGCTGGGAAGTGCCGGACACCGTAAACCGGATGTCCCCCCGCGTCACGCGGACGGTTCGCTCCCCTTCGGCCGCCGCGGAGGGCGAAGCCTGGCGTGCGTTCCGGACATAAAAAAGGCTCCCGGCGGCGAGCACGGCCAACGCCGAAACCGCCCAGAGCCACTTTCGACGCGTCGAGCGGACCATGCGACCGACTCCTCTCCCTCTTTCGAGTTTCCAGTCGATCGTCATTGTACCGCCCGTACCTTAAACGCCACTTAAGCGATTTTGTGAAAATGTGTGAGCGCGTTCATTCCGCCGCGACGCGTTCTTCCCGGCGGTCGAGACCGGTTTTGCGGCCCGGCAGCATCACCGTCAAGAGTGCGGTCGCAACCGCCAGAACCAGAACCGCCGCGAACACGAAGTGTATGCCATCGCCGAGCGCATCGCGCAACAGCGGCAGCCATTCGGCCGGCAACGTCTGCCTTTCGGCGGGATCGAGCAGGCGATCGAATACCGACAGATCCGGCGCCGAGCGGCCGAACGATTCGTGCAAGCGCGCGTCCAGCCTCCAGTTCATGAGCGCCCCCAGCGCCGCAGCTCCGACTGTCGTGCCGATCGACCGCATGAACAGATGAAGCGCCGTCGCCGCGCCGCGCATGTTCCAGCCGACGGAAGACTGGATCGCGACGACGAACGTCGACGTCGCGAATCCCATACCGGCGCCGATCAGAAACGACCCCGCGCCGAGCCCGACGACTCCCCATTGCGGCCGGAACAACCAGAGCGTCAAAGCGCCGGCCACCAGGAAAACGCCGCCCGTCGTCGCTGTTTTCCAGAATCCGAGGCGGGGCATGTTTTTGCCCGCGATGTACGCCGCCAGCGGCCAGCCGATCGACATGACCGTGAGCGCCGCGCCCGCCACGGTCGGCGACCGACCGAGCACGCCTTGCGCGTAAGTCGGCAAGTAGGCGGAGACGCCGATGAGGACGACGCCGGCCGCAAACGAAGCGACGTTGGCGACGACCATCAGCCGATCGCGCCAAAGCGACAGCGGCATGATCGGCTCGGGGGCCGCCCGCTCGCGACGGATGAAACCCGCGAACATAACGGCGCTGACGGCGGCGAGCGCCGCCGGAACGAACGCGGACGAAACGCCGGCGTCCCGCCCGACCGACAACGCCAGCATGAGCGCCCCGACGGCGAAAAACAAGAGCGCCGAACCGGCAAAGTCGATGCGCGGCCTCGACACGGCTGGTCGTTCGCGCAGGAAAAACCAGACGCCCGTCAGCGCCAGCAGCCCGATCGGTAAATTGATCCAGAAAACCCACGACCAATGGGCATATTCGACGAAAAAACCGCCGAGCGCCGGGCCGACGACCGACGAAACAGCCCAGACCGACGACAGGTAACCTTGAATTTTTCCTCTTTCCTCAAGCGAATACAGATCGCCGACGATCGTCATCGCGATCGGCTGCACGGCGCCGGCGCCGAGCCCCTGCAACATGCGGAACGCCACCAGCGCATACATGTTCCACGCCAAGCCGCATAGCGCAGACCCGGCCAGAAACAGCGCCATGCCCGCCGCCATGACCGGCCGACGGCCGAACAGATCGGCCAATTTCCCGTAAATCGGCACGGTAACCGCTTGAAAAATCAAATAGCCGGAAAACACCCATCCGAACAGGGCGAATCCGCCCAGATCGCTGACGATGCCCG
This genomic interval carries:
- a CDS encoding MFS transporter, translated to MVNATTSARTPATRRPLVLASVMLAMFLTAIEATIVSTAMPGIVSDLGGFALFGWVFSGYLIFQAVTVPIYGKLADLFGRRPVMAAGMALFLAGSALCGLAWNMYALVAFRMLQGLGAGAVQPIAMTIVGDLYSLEERGKIQGYLSSVWAVSSVVGPALGGFFVEYAHWSWVFWINLPIGLLALTGVWFFLRERPAVSRPRIDFAGSALLFFAVGALMLALSVGRDAGVSSAFVPAALAAVSAVMFAGFIRRERAAPEPIMPLSLWRDRLMVVANVASFAAGVVLIGVSAYLPTYAQGVLGRSPTVAGAALTVMSIGWPLAAYIAGKNMPRLGFWKTATTGGVFLVAGALTLWLFRPQWGVVGLGAGSFLIGAGMGFATSTFVVAIQSSVGWNMRGAATALHLFMRSIGTTVGAAALGALMNWRLDARLHESFGRSAPDLSVFDRLLDPAERQTLPAEWLPLLRDALGDGIHFVFAAVLVLAVATALLTVMLPGRKTGLDRREERVAAE